The nucleotide window ATGAGGATCCTAAATGCATTGAATTTAGCTTTTGTTCTTCCTACAATAGCCTAATTGTATGCAAAGTATTCTTACTGGAAGGGGGAAAAAAATAACATAGGCCCCAGTTTGTGGTAAAGGCCATGAGGCATTCAATATCTTACTTTGCATATATACTATTTACATAAATGTCTATTTTCAAATGTTGTAGATTTTCTGGTTGATACAGTTACGGGATTGCTGCTATTGCACCATTCTCTCATCGCTTGACATTCAACAACTTGCCATCAGACATCCAGCGTCTCCGCTGTAAGGTTAACTTTGAAGCATTGACCTTTGTTCCACATGTCAAGGAGTTAGGAGAAACCATTGTTCATCGCCTTCGACAGACTCCTAGCATCAACCAAGCAAAGGGGAATAACTATATGGTGGAGGGAACTGATGAATTTATAAAACAGCAAATTGGGAAGTATGTTGTGTTGCATCTGCGTTTTGACAAGGTATTAGTCTTTACCTCAGTCATATCTCACTATATCTCATTATCTCCTCAAGACTTTTGATAATACAGCAGTGTTCTTAAATTTCTAGCTTATTTTACCATTTTCTAACCACAGAATAATTGCTTTATATTATGAAGTAGAACCATTGATATAATTGTCTTATTACACAAGTATTTTTTTCCTTCTGTTTCTGTAATTATACTTGCTGTGTTTGAATGACGAATTCATGATCTAAGCTTTAGTAGCAGATGAGCCACTTTGTACACTGCACAATGAATATGTTAATATCTATCATGACGACCTTTTAAAGTAACTACAAGCTTTTAggcaaattttattttattttttgtgcatGTGTGTAAGCATGTGCTTGAATGATGATTTATGCTATTGTAAAATATTAGCCAATATACATGTTTAAGTagaacaaaaattattatttttgttgtagaGATCTATAATCTATAGATCAACTACTGTGTTAAGGAACTGCACGTTTCATCTTGAATTCTGCACATCTCAATTGCTGCTCTTCATCATCTTTCTCAGAAGATTGACACTCCTATTTAGTTTCGTAATCGACTGAATCCAGATTTCCTATGCAGGATATGGCTGCTCATTCAGCCTGTGACTTTGGTGGGGGTAAAGCTGAGAAACTTGCTCTAGCTAAGTACAGGCAGGTGATTTGGCAGGGAAGGGTGTTGAAAGCTCAATTCACCGATGAAGAGTTAAGAAATCAGGGGCGTTGCCCGCTGACTCCCGAAGAGATCGGATTGCTTCTGGCAGCTTTGGGGTTCAACAATAAAACACGGCTTTATCTCGCTTCCCACAAGGTTCGTGGACATCATATAAAGTATGATGGCTTGTGATTACATAACACCAAGTAATTCATTTGTGATATTCATAAGAATGTAGCTGGTGATTAATAATCTAATAGCAATCTTTTCTTTCAGGTTTATGGTGGAGAAGCTAGGATAGCATCTTTAAGCAAATTGTTTCCACTGATGGAAGATAAGAGGAGTCTAGTCTCCGCTGAGGAACTGGCCAAGGTTAATGGAAAGGCATCGCTATTAGCTGCTGTTGATTATTATGTGAGCATGCACAGTGACATCTTCATTTCTGCTTCTCCTGGCAATATGCACAATGCTCTGGTAAGATCCATTTTATATTGTTAAAAgcattttatttgaaattcaaCAGTTCCAAAGAATCATACTACACACCTACTCAGTTTTAAAGAAGCCTAAACAAAGCTGAATCTGATCTATTAAAGCCTGTttggtttcttttcttttttcctatttCCATTGTCAATATGAAAAGCAACATTTTACGAcggaaaaagatgaaaatgccGAAAGCAACATAATCTTTTCTATTCTGCTTTCACTTTTTCTCTTAACTAAATCCTGAGAACAAGAACTAGAAATAGAAACCAAACATAAACTGATGCAAGATATCAAGAATAAATCTTACTATTTAAACGGAACACCCTATGCATTTGTAGGTGGGACACCGTGCTTATATGAATCTGAAGACTATCAGGCCAAACATGGGGCTATTGGGGCAGCTATTTCAGAACAAAAGCATAGGCTGGCCAGAATTTCAGCGCACAGTTCTTGATGGACATAGAAATAGACAAGGCCAGATAAGATTAAGAAAAGAGAAGCAATCAATTTATACATACCCTGCTCCTGATTGCATGTGTAAAGCTTAAAGATGAGAAGAagaggatttttatgtaattagcTACATCGAGttgttattgatttattaagtTCCACAGAAATTTCCTCTCACACGATTCTAATTGTAATGTTGCTCTGGGAGTTTTAGAATTCATTCTATTAAAGATTAAATGGAACTATTTTTTTGGAGTGACACTAGTTTCAAAGAAAGTCTCACTTCATCAATTGTGTTAAGTAAACAATACATTAGCATCAAACAGATATGGGAACTTAATGCACACTTGGAAACTAATTCTACCTAAAGgggatctttttttttttgcttcttttttttatttggtgcaAATTATTGTTTGTTTTATGTTCATATCAGAAAAGAGAATGCCTTCTTTCGTTTTACATTATACATCAAACTTGGAGCTCATTATATGTGACTTGAACAAACATTGAGCATTGCTAGTGCTATCTGAATGACGGGCAACTTTCTCTGTGACCTCTGACTTGCTAATGCTGTTTCAGATGTGACTAATTATTTCTTGTTCAAgtatataaaaagataatttttctGATGTTTAATTGGTTCAAATAGATTGACTCATTCTATGCAACAAGAAACTAAAGTGTTTATTAGATGAGGTTCATTACATAGATCAAATGTCTTCAAAGTATTCTATAGTTACAACCCTTAATTAGAGGACCACCCTTTAAACTGAACCAAATTTAGTTCAAGTCTGATAAATGTTGAAAACTTCCTTGATTTcatattaattatgatttatacTTATTTTTTCTCTAACATAAAACATTAGATGAACTTTTCAGTATTTCTTATTCCAAATTTAAAGTGTTGCTTGCTTGCCCTTCCAAACATAGCATCAAACAAAAATGATGGCCACAAGCTCCACACTAATATGTACACAGATAATCTAAATGAGATGCCAGTGGGCAGTGGTAGATGGTACAATACTTATTTTATCCCCCTTTCTACTTATGATTGCGTAGGAAACAAACCATAAAACTAAACACTATTATTCAGAAGGTAATAGTTAACAATATTATGAATTGATTATTATGTACATCATTATTTATAGGGTGAATACAATGCATAATTCCAACTTTAAAAAAGACAGCTGGAtcattttctgcataatttcaaTAGAAGGCAGGTATTAAAATATCAACTTCTAAGCTACTAATCTAATCATTCTGCTTAGGATCCTTCTTATCCTTGGTAGCAGGAGGTCCACTCCCATTCCTTTGGACAGCAAATTCTTGCGACTCTCCAGGGATAGGAAGGGGAGTCATTTCTTCCTCGATCGGTAGAGTTCGTTTTGAACCTTCAAGAGCAACACCAAGGAGGATATTATCTTCCAAAGAAGGCCTAATTGAAGGTGAGGACACAGCAGATTTCTCTTCATCTTGCTTCAACGGTGAAGGACTAGCAGAAGTTGTCTCTCCCTTGCTAGACTCATGTGAAGTCACCGGAGAAGTTTCGGGCACAGCACTTTGTGCAAGGTTTTTCGATAGGGGAACTGTTGCTCCCTTTCCTGCATTTGCATTTTCCTTTTTGGGCTGCAAGGTTTTGGAGGTCTTCTCAACTGAACCATTAGAACCCAGATTCTGACTCTGGGCTTCAGAAGCTGTCTTGGATTTATCCTTGGAGCTTACACCAGGTGAGGTGGTTGATGTCACCACTGAATTCTCATCTCCTTTGGGGTCAGACATCAAGGTTTCATCAACTTTGGCATCTTTTTCCTCATTTGGACGAGTCGAACGAGCTGAAGGCTTAGGTTTATCCTCACCATTAACTTTATATGGCGGTTCTATAAGGAGGTATGGGCGATTTCCTGCTGCTCTGGATCGAGTGAAAATAGTGTCCCCAAAAGGTATATTTTCCGAGTCAGCCTCACTGTATATTTTCTGAACTGTACGAATGGGAGTGGCTAGCCGAGCTCGATGGTGAGTGACAACTCTAAGAAGATCCAAGAGAATTGCCTCCTGTAGATATTACACGTTAAAAAACAACTACCAGAACACGACTTATTGCTCTAACCGTATGCAATGGTAATTGCTCTAGGTCATACCTTAACACAGAGGTACTCTTCAAAATGTGAAGTTTTCACAAAGCAAGATATTAATATCTGCAATAAGAAAGGCTGTAAGATAATGATAAATTAAGGGAAAAAACAGAAACATAACAATTACTCTCAAGGAAAAACTTGAACAGCGATAAAACACAGAATAATAGTGAATCCTTAAAAATATTGATAGATAAATAATTCCCCAGTCAGTGCAGAAAACATCAAAACATGCATCAAAAGAAAGTTTCAGACTTGCAGAAGAACAGCACTGACACTTACCATAAGAGCCTGATTTTCCGGATTGACATTCTCCAGAAAAACCCTCCTATGCAACTTTTGTTGCTCTACTTGAGGATTTTTTGCCAAAACCTTCCGCATATCAGCTACAATATTCTGCATGAGTAGATTGGAATAGAGAAAAACTTAGTTTTCAGAGGAAAATAATACACATCAGAAACTCCTGAACAGGTTTGTAGGAGGGGAACTAAGATTGCTAACATTAATTTTGTTAACATCCAAGTGACTGATAGCAATGTAGCTCTTGATGCGCCAATGAGATTTCTGAGTCAGATTTCTCACAACATTTACAGTGAACTTATGATTGGGAATATGAACTGCTTCCCGATCATCACCTCTCACAATTGTTGGTGACCACCATCCTACATGCTGTAGGGGGAGAAAAAGGGGCATtttaatcaaacataaataaataattaaaatttcacttatatatatatatatatccactCATTCATAATAAATGGCCGAGTTGCATGGATCATTATACTCGACAGGAAGTTTGTGAATATCTGGATCAATCACAAATCTAGACTTAAAATGGCAGCACAAGAGAGAGAACAGCTTAATTGGCTAACGTGGGCTACGAGCTATAGTGAATTTGAAGGACTTGCTCTTATAGAGATCCACAAGTTGCAATGAATAACTTGAGTCAAATACTAGTAGCACTACTACAAGAAATAATTCTTTACCTCGCGACCTGCAAGAGTGAGCAATACTGTGCCCAAACCACCAGCAGTTAACCACCTCTGTGTGGAGAAACCTAGCAACTCCATGAACAATGACACTGCAGCAACCCATACAGCAGTATATACAGCTTTCCCAGCAAAGTCAAATCCCACCTGTcagtcatttttttttttgtaaatgagAAGCCAATAAGTTACTTTAACAATTGCAATACACTCACTAAAAGATCCAAACATGAAGGAGGATACTATTTAGAACACCCTACGCGTAAACTGAAAGCAAGTGAATTCAAATGTAAACATTTCAATTTTCCCACACATGGATCACATAGATCTTCTTAGAcataaatatacaaatataacTATAAATGACAACAAAAAAGTAACTAGGCTATCAGTATtattacaaaaaagaaaatgacaGAAATTATAAAGTGGCAAGGACTGACAAATGTATTAAATCAATATGAAACATACATTTCTTGAATCACTGGAGTCATTTGCCtccaaaaagaatttttgtGCTTGTTGAATAAAGCTGAAATCAAGAAATACAACCACATAAAGTTATAATTTACACACTATGAAGGGCCCAATACACCTAAAAAGAAAGTTAATAAAGCAAACAGATTCCAACATTTTAGAGTGAAGGGGAGGTGAGGGGAAGGAGCATATCTTATAGTCATACCATAAACTAATAGtaaataaatcaaaatgaaAAACCATTTATAAACACTTCCAATTTCTTCCATGCATGCTTCTCCAAGAATCAAATACCTTGATAAACAGTAAGCAAATGAAATCACTGTTGACAAAGATCTCACAAAATTCAGCAGCCGTTGCTTCACAGCCTGGCTGGCCTCAGATGGTAGGACCAGTGGATCTAGTGCCCTGAAGAAAATTAAGCTACAATCAGTACCAACGGGGCTTCTGGTGCAATATACTTGCTGATCTAGAAAAAAACCTGCATATGAGCATTGCCCCAGTCCACAATAGCAAAGGCTGGAAGTAAGATGTCACGATATATCTGGAGCTACTTTTCTTCCAAGTACTGTCAGTTTTCTGAAAATATTTGCCATCAATCAGGAAAAAATAACAGGGTACAATAACATTCAATCAGAATGGATGaactagaaaaaaaatgtaCGGTAACTACTTGAAGAATAAGAACTCTGCCAAGACGTATGAGTGGTTCAAGGCCACAAACAGCAAAGGCAATGATACCAAGTGCTGGGATCAATCGAAGCAAAACAGGGTTCCCACTAAAAGTCTCCTGTGACCTGCATAAACATATAAACATAAATTTTTGCAATATAGATAATGCGTTAATTGATAGATTAAACAATAAATCGATGCACCAAAAAGATAAGTTAGAATAATTAGATACCGGCCCTTCAAATAGAAATggatccttttaattttttctctcaAGTGATGTTGCCAATTGTGATATTTCACCATGCATTCTTTAAGTGGAACTAAGAGAAAACATGTGAGAGAAAATGTTGTATTGTAAGAAATCACACTTGACAACAATACTTGAGATGAAAAAATTGAGAGGATCCATTCCCTCCTCCAGATATAGCACAAAAAGTTCAAAATAAATGCATTACAATATCATGCAAATGATTACTTACAATTTTATATcctaattaatttgagttttgGTAGGCCAGTAAATAGGTTACATTAGTTGTAGTCTCCTCCATGAGTCATcaaggagaaaaacaaaaacagatGATACAGCTGTTTTAATTTCATCCAGAAACTACATGTCACTCAACAAGCTAATAGATGCCAAAGTGAGAGGAGGCAAGAGCTGGTAGTGTAGCCATGCAACTGCACTTAGTAGATGAGTGACAATATGTGGTATGAGGTGGTTTAGAGATTAGTCAAATTGGATTTGAGAATGATGTCCAAAATCTTACCAATCTATTaggatatataaaattatatagcTTTCACAAATACAAGCTGACTATACTACAATACAAACATGAAAACAAAATCTGGAGAGATGAGAAAATAACCATGACAAAAGCATGATTGTATAGTACAATTACATACATGAATTATTATGAGAAAGTGAAATGTTattgcataaaagtaaagagcAGAAATCCTAACAAACGTAAATTTTATGGAAAAATGACAAAGGCAACCAATGGGAAAGTCATATAGTCACTAAATTGTGGAACATCTCTCAGTTAACAGGAAAAGGAGAGAGGCCAACCTTGTTAAAAATACAGCAGCAGATTTCATGAGTGGAGTCCCACTCCCTCCACTTGGTATTAGGACAGACCTACATATGAAAACTTTACATCTGGAAGACACATGTCTTATTGGGGCGTGTACTTTATTGAAAAGATGGCGTGCTGAAGAATTCTGCTTCTGTTAATTCCAAAATTCTCTGTGAATCAGATTTCTGACTAATGCAAAACAAATAGAAAGTGAAAATCTAATACAAGTAAAAAAGCAATTGTATTGCTGACAAGGTAAGAACCTAACTAAAAAAAACAAGAACCTAActgaaaaaaacagaaaaaggaATTATAGATTCATCAAATATGGGAATGagtggaaaggaagcatgaaattCTTAATCCACAAAAGCCATACCCAACTGCGTGGTGAAATATTTATGGTAACCAAATGTAATCGCCCAATACCTATTGGATTCTGTCACACAATAATCAAGTAATGTCAGCATTTCTACACCTGAGAACTGCAGGGACTCTcacttgaaaaaataaataaataaatatgaataaCATTAGTGCATACATTATGGAAACTACAGATCCCACTATTACTGTGTAGCCTAATTTCACGAGGCAACTGCATTGAACCTGTGTAGGC belongs to Arachis duranensis cultivar V14167 chromosome 8, aradu.V14167.gnm2.J7QH, whole genome shotgun sequence and includes:
- the LOC107461079 gene encoding O-fucosyltransferase 31 translates to MKLHLFDQLNHSQRSALAAVSVILFPNFFPNLFQPLGRASPSMFSEWNAPRPMHVDLLEGALQRQTPVELQTSLWSPLEFQGWKRCIEPPKSPSLPKKSRGYIQVFLDGGLNQQKMGICDAVAVAKILNVTLVVPHFEVNPVWQDSSSFADIFDVDHFIDVLRDDVSIVKELPSDYSWSTRQYYATGIRATRIKTAPVQATADWYIENVLPVLQSYGIAAIAPFSHRLTFNNLPSDIQRLRCKVNFEALTFVPHVKELGETIVHRLRQTPSINQAKGNNYMVEGTDEFIKQQIGKYVVLHLRFDKDMAAHSACDFGGGKAEKLALAKYRQVIWQGRVLKAQFTDEELRNQGRCPLTPEEIGLLLAALGFNNKTRLYLASHKVYGGEARIASLSKLFPLMEDKRSLVSAEELAKVNGKASLLAAVDYYVSMHSDIFISASPGNMHNALVGHRAYMNLKTIRPNMGLLGQLFQNKSIGWPEFQRTVLDGHRNRQGQIRLRKEKQSIYTYPAPDCMCKA